From Streptomyces sp. CMB-StM0423, a single genomic window includes:
- a CDS encoding Mov34/MPN/PAD-1 family protein: MLTITEELYEQIVAHARKDHPDEACGVVAGPAPAPADGRPQRFIPMLNAARSPTFYEFDSQDLLRLYREMDDRDEEPVVIYHSHTATEAYPSRTDVSYANEPGAHYVLVSTAESGDGEGPVSFRSFRIVDGVITEEDVTVTASYDDAPAG; the protein is encoded by the coding sequence ATGCTGACCATCACGGAGGAGCTGTACGAGCAGATCGTCGCCCACGCCCGCAAGGACCACCCCGACGAGGCGTGCGGCGTGGTCGCGGGCCCGGCGCCGGCGCCCGCCGACGGCCGGCCGCAGCGCTTCATCCCCATGCTCAACGCCGCCCGCTCCCCCACGTTCTACGAGTTCGACTCGCAGGACCTGCTCCGCCTCTACCGGGAGATGGACGACCGCGACGAGGAGCCGGTGGTGATCTACCACTCGCACACCGCCACCGAGGCGTACCCCTCCCGCACCGACGTCTCCTACGCCAACGAGCCCGGCGCCCACTACGTCCTGGTCTCCACCGCCGAGTCCGGCGACGGCGAAGGGCCGGTCTCCTTCCGCTCGTTCCGCATCGTGGACGGTGTGATCACCGAGGAGGACGTCACCGTGACCGCCTCGTACGACGACGCCCCCGCGGGCTGA
- a CDS encoding immune inhibitor A domain-containing protein — protein sequence MLSGETEAQPRAKKDGSTVVKLDDGKYAELGRGAKTDKIFTVLVEFGDDVDNETMYDPDGNGPKPPVVKYGGDAGPAHNRIAEPDRAVDNSTDWKADYDRQHYQDLYFSKDADKQSVAKYYEKQSSGKYTVDGEVSDWVSVKWNEARYGSNYCGDSTCASVWDLVRDATAKWAEDQKAAGKTDAEIKAQLAEYDVWDRYDFDGDGNFDEPDGYIDHFQLVHAGEDESAGGGVQGEDAIWAHRWYAYGTDAGSTGPGENRSGGTQIGDTGVWVGDYTVQPENGGLGVFAHEYGHDLGLPDLYDTAGGENSTAFWTLMSSGSWLGRGKDAIGDLPGDMTAWDKLQLGWLDYDTAKAATRSKHTLGRAEEQKDGKPQALVVELPEKAVTTTITAPAEGAGQWWSGMGDDLSNSLTRTVDLTGKSSASLGLKGWWDIEENYDYLYAEVSTDGGAGFTPLDGTANGAQIPRDGGDRPALTGVSGEYRDLEYSLDAYAGQQVQLRFRYQTDGGVAQKGFAADALTITADGAEVFADGAEGDDAGWTADGFSRVGESFTKDYPQYYIAENRQYVSYDKTLKSGPYNFGWVTDKPDWVEHFPYQNGLAVWLWDTSQLDNNTSDHPGEGLVLPVDAHPKPEKWADGSVMRNRIQAYDATFSTQRTDGFTLHKDGKPAKITSKRGVSVFDDRKGSYWAEGNPGGSVKVPDTNTRISIVQEPSDGRTMTIQVAPSVG from the coding sequence TTGCTCTCCGGCGAGACCGAGGCGCAGCCGCGGGCGAAGAAGGACGGCTCGACCGTCGTCAAGCTCGACGACGGCAAGTACGCGGAGCTCGGCCGGGGCGCGAAGACCGACAAGATCTTCACCGTGCTGGTCGAGTTCGGCGACGACGTCGACAACGAGACCATGTACGACCCGGACGGCAACGGCCCGAAGCCGCCCGTCGTCAAGTACGGCGGCGACGCCGGCCCCGCGCACAACCGGATAGCCGAGCCGGACCGGGCGGTGGACAACTCCACCGACTGGAAGGCCGACTACGACCGGCAGCACTACCAGGACCTCTACTTCTCCAAGGACGCGGACAAGCAGTCCGTGGCGAAGTACTACGAGAAGCAGTCCTCCGGGAAGTACACGGTGGACGGCGAGGTCAGCGACTGGGTCTCGGTGAAGTGGAACGAGGCCCGCTACGGCTCCAACTACTGCGGCGACTCCACCTGCGCCTCCGTCTGGGACCTGGTGCGCGACGCGACCGCCAAGTGGGCCGAGGACCAGAAGGCCGCCGGCAAGACCGACGCCGAGATCAAGGCGCAGCTCGCCGAGTACGACGTCTGGGACCGCTACGACTTCGACGGCGACGGCAACTTCGACGAGCCCGACGGCTACATCGACCACTTCCAGCTCGTGCACGCGGGCGAGGACGAGTCCGCCGGCGGCGGCGTCCAGGGCGAGGACGCCATCTGGGCGCACCGCTGGTACGCCTACGGCACCGACGCGGGCAGCACGGGCCCCGGCGAGAACAGGTCCGGCGGCACCCAGATCGGCGACACCGGCGTGTGGGTCGGCGACTACACCGTCCAGCCGGAGAACGGCGGACTCGGCGTCTTCGCCCACGAGTACGGCCACGACCTCGGCCTGCCCGACCTGTACGACACCGCGGGCGGGGAGAACTCCACCGCCTTCTGGACGCTCATGTCCTCCGGCTCCTGGCTGGGCCGCGGCAAGGACGCCATCGGCGACCTGCCCGGCGACATGACCGCCTGGGACAAGCTCCAACTCGGCTGGCTGGACTACGACACGGCCAAGGCGGCGACCCGCTCCAAGCACACCCTCGGCCGCGCCGAGGAGCAGAAGGACGGCAAGCCGCAGGCGCTCGTCGTCGAACTGCCGGAGAAGGCCGTCACCACCACCATCACCGCGCCCGCCGAGGGCGCCGGGCAGTGGTGGAGCGGCATGGGCGACGACCTGTCCAACTCCCTGACCCGTACGGTCGACCTGACCGGCAAGTCCAGCGCCTCGCTGGGTCTGAAGGGCTGGTGGGACATCGAGGAGAACTACGACTACCTCTACGCCGAGGTCTCCACGGACGGCGGCGCCGGCTTCACCCCGCTCGACGGCACCGCGAACGGCGCGCAGATCCCGCGCGACGGCGGCGACCGGCCCGCGCTGACCGGCGTCTCCGGCGAGTACCGCGACCTGGAGTACTCCCTCGACGCCTACGCGGGCCAGCAGGTCCAGCTCCGCTTCCGCTACCAGACCGACGGCGGGGTGGCGCAGAAGGGCTTCGCCGCCGACGCGTTGACGATCACGGCGGACGGCGCGGAGGTCTTCGCGGACGGCGCCGAGGGCGACGACGCGGGCTGGACGGCGGACGGCTTCTCGCGCGTCGGGGAGTCCTTCACCAAGGACTACCCGCAGTACTACATCGCCGAGAACCGGCAGTACGTGTCGTACGACAAGACGCTCAAGAGCGGCCCGTACAACTTCGGCTGGGTCACCGACAAGCCGGACTGGGTGGAGCACTTCCCGTACCAGAACGGCCTGGCCGTCTGGCTGTGGGACACCTCGCAGCTCGACAACAACACCAGCGATCACCCCGGCGAGGGCCTGGTGCTGCCGGTCGACGCGCACCCGAAGCCGGAGAAGTGGGCGGACGGCTCGGTGATGCGGAACCGCATCCAGGCGTACGACGCCACCTTCAGCACCCAGCGGACCGACGGCTTCACCCTGCACAAGGACGGGAAGCCGGCGAAGATCACGTCGAAGAGGGGCGTCTCGGTCTTCGACGACCGCAAGGGGTCGTACTGGGCCGAAGGGAACCCGGGCGGCAGCGTGAAGGTGCCGGACACCAACACCAGGATCTCCATCGTCCAGGAGCCCAGTGATGGCCGGACCATGACAATCCAGGTGGCGCCCTCCGTCGGGTGA
- a CDS encoding PLP-dependent cysteine synthase family protein: protein MRYESTLAAVGDTPLVHLPRLSPAPDVRIWAKLEDRNPTGSVKDRPALFMVEQAEKDGRLTPGCTILEPTSGNTGISLAMAARLKGYRIVCVMPENTSAERRQLLAMWGAEIISSPAAGGSNTAVRVAKELAAEHPDWVMLYQYGNPDNAGAHYATTGPEILADLPSITHFVAGLGTTGTLMGAGRFLREHRPGVQIVAAEPRYDDLVYGLRNLDEGFVPELYDESVLTTRYSVGSEDAVTRTRELLREEGIFAGVSTGASLHAAIGVGRKAVRAGESADIAFLVADGGWKYLSTGIYTAETTEEAVAALHGQLWA from the coding sequence ATGCGCTACGAGAGCACCCTGGCGGCCGTCGGCGACACGCCCCTGGTTCACCTCCCCCGCCTCTCCCCCGCCCCCGACGTGCGGATCTGGGCGAAGCTGGAGGACCGCAACCCCACCGGCTCCGTGAAGGACCGCCCGGCGCTCTTCATGGTCGAGCAGGCGGAGAAGGACGGCCGGCTCACCCCCGGCTGCACGATCCTGGAGCCCACCTCCGGCAACACCGGCATCTCGCTCGCCATGGCGGCCAGGCTCAAGGGCTACCGCATCGTCTGCGTGATGCCGGAGAACACCAGCGCGGAGCGCCGCCAACTGCTCGCCATGTGGGGCGCGGAGATCATCTCCTCGCCCGCGGCCGGCGGCTCCAACACGGCCGTACGCGTCGCCAAGGAGCTGGCCGCCGAGCACCCGGACTGGGTGATGCTCTACCAGTACGGCAACCCCGACAACGCCGGCGCGCACTACGCCACCACCGGCCCCGAGATCCTCGCCGACCTGCCGTCGATCACCCACTTCGTGGCCGGCCTCGGCACCACGGGCACGCTCATGGGCGCCGGCCGGTTCCTGCGCGAGCACCGCCCCGGCGTGCAGATCGTGGCCGCCGAGCCGCGCTACGACGACCTCGTCTACGGGCTGCGCAACCTCGACGAGGGCTTCGTCCCCGAGCTGTACGACGAGTCGGTGCTCACCACCCGCTACTCCGTCGGCTCCGAGGACGCCGTGACCCGTACCCGCGAACTGCTCCGCGAGGAGGGCATCTTCGCGGGCGTCTCCACCGGCGCCTCGCTGCACGCCGCGATCGGTGTGGGCCGCAAGGCGGTACGGGCCGGGGAGAGCGCGGACATCGCGTTCCTCGTCGCGGACGGCGGCTGGAAGTACCTGTCGACGGGCATCTACACCGCGGAGACCACGGAGGAGGCCGTCGCCGCGCTGCACGGCCAGCTCTGGGCGTAG
- a CDS encoding MoaD/ThiS family protein has protein sequence MAIEVRIPTILRSYTDGEKAVEGDGTTLAELIDDLESRHTGIRARLVDGDDLRRFVNVYLNDEDVRFLDGIATKLTDGDSVTILPAVAGGSV, from the coding sequence ATGGCCATCGAGGTCCGCATCCCGACCATCCTCCGCAGCTACACCGACGGCGAGAAGGCCGTCGAGGGCGACGGCACCACGCTGGCCGAGCTGATCGACGACCTGGAGTCCCGGCACACCGGGATCCGCGCGCGCCTGGTCGACGGCGACGACCTGCGCCGCTTCGTCAACGTCTACCTCAACGACGAGGACGTCCGCTTCCTCGACGGCATCGCCACCAAACTCACCGACGGCGACAGCGTGACGATCCTGCCCGCCGTCGCCGGCGGCTCGGTCTGA
- a CDS encoding type II toxin-antitoxin system PemK/MazF family toxin, giving the protein MDASWWPAIVAVVVLAVIAGLVDSFGRVRRAHRRPTEPAGGTEPGAGPAPEPEPGEVWWALVPYGNAETADGEDRPCLVLKTAAGTVTVAWITTREDGGRPDRIPLPPGSTGEGEDRPAFLETDGLHEVALRDLRRSAGPVDPAVWDRVRHLSDT; this is encoded by the coding sequence ATGGACGCCTCGTGGTGGCCGGCCATCGTGGCCGTGGTGGTGCTGGCCGTGATCGCCGGGCTCGTCGACAGCTTCGGCCGGGTGCGGCGCGCGCACCGGCGGCCGACCGAGCCGGCGGGCGGAACCGAGCCGGGCGCGGGCCCGGCGCCTGAGCCGGAGCCCGGCGAGGTGTGGTGGGCCCTCGTGCCGTACGGGAACGCGGAGACGGCGGACGGCGAGGACCGGCCCTGCCTGGTGCTGAAGACCGCGGCCGGGACGGTGACGGTGGCCTGGATCACCACCCGGGAGGACGGCGGGCGGCCGGACAGGATCCCGCTGCCGCCCGGCTCCACCGGCGAAGGGGAGGACCGCCCGGCGTTCCTGGAGACGGACGGGCTGCACGAGGTCGCCCTCCGGGACCTCCGCCGCAGCGCCGGCCCTGTGGACCCGGCGGTGTGGGACCGGGTACGCCACCTGTCCGACACCTGA
- a CDS encoding nicotinate phosphoribosyltransferase: MSELKLPVTVPSTALFTDHYELTMVQAALHAGTAGRRSVFETFTRRLPEGRRYGVVAGTGRVLDALESFRFEPEVLSFLRAHDVVDAPTLDWLADFRFTGDIWGYPEGEVYFPGSPVLRVEGSFAECVLLETVVLSILNHDSAIAAAASRMAVAAAGRPLIEMGARRTHELAAVAASRAAYVGGFASTSDLAAGFRYAIPTVGTAAHAFTLLHDSEREAFTAQVESMGVGTTLLVDTYDVAAAVRTAVDVAGPELGAVRIDSGDLLLIAHRVRQQLDELGAERTRIIVTSDLDEYAIASLAAAPVDAYGVGTRLVTGSGHPTCSMVYKLVARAASDAPDAPLVAVAKRSTGGKTSIGGRKWAARRLDAYGVAEAEVVGTGEVPAELAGRELLVPLVRGGKVVGREPMDDARARHVVARDGLPLSATQLSRGEPVLPTEYV, encoded by the coding sequence ATGTCGGAACTGAAGCTGCCGGTCACCGTCCCCTCGACGGCCCTCTTCACCGATCACTACGAGCTGACCATGGTCCAGGCGGCGTTGCACGCCGGCACCGCCGGCCGGCGCTCGGTCTTCGAGACCTTCACCCGCCGGCTGCCCGAGGGCCGCCGCTACGGCGTCGTCGCCGGCACCGGACGCGTCCTGGACGCGCTGGAGAGCTTCCGCTTCGAGCCCGAGGTGCTCAGCTTCCTGCGCGCGCACGACGTGGTCGACGCCCCGACGCTGGACTGGCTCGCGGACTTCCGGTTCACCGGCGACATCTGGGGCTACCCCGAGGGCGAGGTGTACTTCCCCGGCTCCCCCGTGCTGCGCGTCGAGGGCAGCTTCGCCGAGTGCGTGCTGCTGGAGACGGTGGTGCTGTCGATCCTCAACCACGACTCCGCCATCGCCGCCGCCGCGTCCCGGATGGCCGTCGCCGCCGCCGGCCGGCCGCTGATCGAGATGGGCGCCCGGCGCACCCACGAGCTGGCCGCGGTGGCCGCCTCCCGGGCCGCGTACGTCGGCGGCTTCGCCTCCACCTCCGACCTGGCCGCCGGCTTCCGCTACGCCATACCCACCGTCGGCACCGCCGCGCACGCCTTCACGCTGCTGCACGACAGCGAGCGCGAGGCGTTCACCGCGCAGGTGGAGTCCATGGGCGTGGGGACGACGCTGCTGGTCGACACGTACGACGTGGCCGCCGCGGTCCGTACCGCCGTGGATGTCGCGGGGCCTGAGCTGGGGGCCGTGCGCATCGACTCCGGCGACCTGCTGCTGATCGCGCACCGGGTGCGCCAGCAGCTCGACGAGCTGGGCGCGGAGCGCACCCGGATCATCGTCACCAGCGACCTCGACGAGTACGCCATCGCCTCGCTCGCCGCCGCCCCGGTGGACGCGTACGGCGTGGGCACCCGGCTGGTCACCGGCAGCGGGCACCCGACGTGCTCGATGGTCTACAAGCTGGTCGCCCGCGCAGCCTCCGACGCCCCGGACGCGCCGCTGGTGGCGGTGGCGAAGCGGTCGACGGGCGGGAAGACGTCGATCGGCGGGCGGAAGTGGGCGGCCCGGCGGCTGGACGCGTACGGGGTCGCGGAGGCCGAGGTCGTCGGCACCGGGGAGGTGCCGGCGGAGCTGGCGGGCCGGGAGCTGCTGGTGCCGCTGGTGCGCGGCGGGAAGGTCGTGGGCCGGGAGCCGATGGACGACGCCAGGGCCCGGCACGTCGTGGCCAGGGACGGGCTGCCGCTGTCCGCCACCCAGCTCTCCAGGGGCGAGCCGGTCCTGCCGACGGAGTACGTATGA
- a CDS encoding amino acid permease, protein MTTAKVPEGGGAAPSSEEGYERGLGSRQIQMIAIGGAIGVGLFLGAGKIIEKAGPSLIFLYALAGVVIFFIMRALGELLLYRPVSGSFAEYAREFLGPYFGYVTGWTYWLMWAVTGMTELTAAAIYINYWWPAVPQWGSALGFLVLLFGVNLISVKIFGELEFWFSMVKVTAIIGMIVIGVGVLTLGFSAAGNTATTTNLWNHGGFFPNGIGDSLMTLQGVMFAYLAVELVGVTAGESANPEKTLPKAINTLPWRIVIFYVGSLIVILSVVRWTEFSEGISPFVAAFGKIGIPLAAGIVNFVVLTAALSSCNSGMYSTGRMLRALAANSEAPRVFGRLSPRRVPAAGIAMSVVVMSVGVVLNYLVPEKAFGYVMSVATAAGIWTWAMILLSHIRYRRRVAAGHLPASSFPAPGGVVCSWLALVFLAFVTVLTALDADARVSLYVGAGWAVLLSGGWAVSRRRAAAREAAPEYVAGAQ, encoded by the coding sequence ATGACCACTGCGAAGGTGCCCGAGGGCGGCGGCGCGGCTCCGTCCTCCGAGGAGGGCTACGAGCGCGGGCTCGGCAGCCGCCAGATCCAGATGATAGCCATCGGCGGCGCCATCGGTGTGGGCCTCTTCCTGGGCGCCGGCAAGATCATCGAGAAGGCCGGGCCCAGCCTCATATTCCTGTACGCGCTCGCCGGCGTCGTCATCTTCTTCATCATGCGGGCCCTGGGCGAACTGCTCCTCTACCGCCCCGTCTCCGGCAGCTTCGCCGAGTACGCCCGCGAGTTCCTCGGCCCCTACTTCGGCTACGTCACCGGCTGGACGTACTGGCTGATGTGGGCCGTCACCGGCATGACCGAGCTGACCGCCGCCGCCATCTACATCAACTACTGGTGGCCGGCCGTCCCGCAGTGGGGCAGCGCGCTCGGCTTCCTCGTGCTCCTCTTCGGCGTCAACCTGATCTCGGTGAAGATCTTCGGTGAGCTGGAGTTCTGGTTCTCGATGGTCAAGGTCACCGCGATCATCGGCATGATCGTCATCGGCGTCGGCGTCCTCACCCTCGGCTTCTCCGCCGCCGGCAACACCGCCACCACCACGAACCTCTGGAACCACGGGGGCTTCTTCCCCAACGGCATCGGCGACAGCCTCATGACCCTCCAGGGCGTGATGTTCGCCTACCTCGCCGTCGAACTCGTCGGCGTCACCGCGGGCGAGAGCGCGAACCCCGAGAAGACCCTGCCCAAGGCGATCAACACGCTGCCCTGGCGGATCGTCATCTTCTACGTCGGCTCGCTGATCGTCATCCTGTCGGTGGTCCGGTGGACGGAGTTCAGCGAGGGCATCAGCCCGTTCGTCGCCGCCTTCGGCAAGATCGGCATCCCGCTGGCCGCCGGCATCGTCAACTTCGTCGTGCTCACCGCGGCCCTGTCGTCGTGCAACTCCGGCATGTACTCCACCGGCCGCATGCTGCGCGCGCTGGCCGCCAACTCCGAGGCGCCCAGGGTCTTCGGCCGGCTCAGCCCGCGCCGGGTGCCGGCGGCGGGCATCGCCATGTCGGTCGTGGTCATGTCCGTCGGCGTGGTGCTCAACTACCTCGTGCCGGAGAAGGCGTTCGGGTACGTCATGTCCGTGGCCACCGCCGCCGGCATCTGGACCTGGGCGATGATCCTCCTCAGCCACATCCGCTACCGCCGCCGGGTCGCCGCGGGACACCTGCCCGCCTCGTCGTTCCCGGCACCCGGCGGGGTGGTGTGCAGTTGGCTGGCGCTGGTGTTCCTCGCCTTCGTCACCGTGCTCACCGCGCTCGACGCCGACGCCCGCGTCTCGCTGTACGTGGGCGCGGGGTGGGCGGTGCTGCTGTCGGGCGGCTGGGCGGTGAGCCGGCGGCGGGCCGCGGCCCGGGAGGCGGCACCGGAGTACGTCGCGGGGGCGCAGTAG
- a CDS encoding DUF2017 domain-containing protein, whose translation MAGHFEAVPGGGAAVALDELEISILRTLTVQLLELIGPGDAPADAPPPADPLDALFAEGPSKPPSDPALARLFPDAYGEPGKGPDGEERARSAEFRRYTEPELRESKRENALAVVRGLDLLSVRGEGGAVLKVGPEESRQWLATLNDLRLAIGARLDIRDDDDGEVLFRLPDEDERKPMVMAYLWLGGLQETLIETLMG comes from the coding sequence ATGGCCGGGCACTTCGAAGCGGTGCCGGGTGGCGGCGCGGCCGTCGCGCTGGACGAGCTGGAGATCTCCATCCTGCGCACCCTGACCGTGCAGTTGCTGGAGCTGATCGGCCCCGGCGACGCCCCCGCGGACGCCCCGCCGCCCGCCGACCCGCTGGACGCGCTCTTCGCCGAGGGCCCCAGCAAGCCGCCGTCCGACCCGGCGCTGGCGCGGCTCTTCCCCGACGCGTACGGCGAGCCCGGCAAGGGCCCGGACGGCGAGGAGCGCGCCCGCTCGGCGGAGTTCCGCCGCTACACCGAGCCGGAGCTGCGGGAGAGCAAGCGGGAGAACGCGCTGGCGGTCGTCCGCGGGCTCGACCTGCTCTCCGTGCGGGGCGAGGGCGGGGCGGTGCTCAAGGTCGGCCCGGAGGAGTCGCGGCAGTGGCTCGCGACGCTGAACGACCTGCGGCTGGCCATAGGCGCGCGGCTCGACATCCGGGACGACGACGACGGCGAGGTGCTGTTCCGGCTGCCGGACGAGGACGAGCGCAAGCCGATGGTGATGGCGTACCTGTGGCTGGGCGGACTCCAGGAGACCCTGATCGAGACGCTGATGGGCTAG
- a CDS encoding putative leader peptide: MVVHDVTRKPPGRQVLLVARLHVDLCRLASAACTTAPPRAAGRAWGHRPRA, encoded by the coding sequence ATGGTTGTCCACGACGTGACCCGGAAACCCCCGGGCAGGCAGGTGCTGCTCGTCGCCCGTCTGCACGTCGACCTCTGCCGTCTCGCCAGCGCCGCCTGTACGACCGCGCCGCCCCGCGCGGCCGGCCGCGCCTGGGGGCACCGCCCACGCGCGTAA
- the clpS gene encoding ATP-dependent Clp protease adapter ClpS, producing MSVAPTEIERPETVESQSPAAVPEPDVPWVTIVHNDPVNLMSYVTYVFQAYFGYPREKARKLMMDVHTKGRAIVSSGSREEMERDVQAMHGYGLWATLQQDR from the coding sequence GTGAGCGTCGCACCCACGGAGATCGAGCGCCCGGAGACCGTCGAGTCCCAGTCACCCGCGGCGGTGCCTGAACCGGACGTCCCCTGGGTGACGATCGTCCACAACGACCCGGTGAACCTCATGAGCTACGTGACGTACGTCTTCCAGGCGTACTTCGGATATCCGAGGGAGAAGGCCCGCAAGCTCATGATGGACGTACACACCAAGGGGAGGGCCATCGTCTCCAGCGGCTCCCGCGAGGAGATGGAGCGGGACGTGCAGGCGATGCACGGCTACGGCCTGTGGGCCACCCTCCAGCAGGACCGCTGA
- a CDS encoding MBL fold metallo-hydrolase has product MKLTVVGCSGSFPSADSACSSYLVEAEGYALLLDMGNGALGALQQHCGLYDLDAVLLSHLHADHCIDMCAYFVARYYRHDGGPAEVLPVYGPKGTEQRLTTAYADTPSETSMSEVFDFRALERGAFEIGPFTVHVDRVSHPVEAYAFRIEHGGRSLVYSGDTGPCGALTELSADADLLLCEAAFTHGREQIPDLHLNGREAGEAAAAAGVGRLVLTHIPPWTDPQVNLRDAKEAYGGPVELARAGAVYEV; this is encoded by the coding sequence ATGAAGCTCACCGTCGTCGGTTGCTCGGGCTCGTTCCCGTCCGCGGACTCCGCGTGTTCGAGCTACCTGGTCGAGGCGGAGGGTTACGCGCTCCTGCTCGACATGGGCAACGGCGCGCTGGGGGCACTGCAGCAGCACTGCGGACTGTACGACCTCGACGCCGTCCTGCTGAGCCACCTGCACGCGGACCACTGCATCGACATGTGCGCCTATTTCGTCGCGCGCTACTACCGCCACGACGGCGGCCCCGCGGAAGTGCTCCCCGTCTACGGCCCCAAGGGCACGGAGCAGCGGCTCACCACCGCGTACGCGGACACCCCCTCGGAGACGTCGATGAGCGAGGTCTTCGACTTCCGGGCGCTGGAGCGCGGCGCGTTCGAGATCGGCCCGTTCACGGTGCACGTCGACCGGGTGAGCCACCCCGTCGAGGCGTACGCCTTCCGCATCGAGCACGGCGGCCGCAGCCTCGTCTACTCCGGCGACACCGGACCCTGCGGTGCGCTGACCGAGCTGAGCGCGGACGCCGATCTGCTGCTCTGCGAGGCGGCGTTCACCCACGGCCGCGAGCAGATCCCCGACCTGCACCTCAACGGCCGCGAGGCGGGCGAGGCCGCCGCGGCGGCGGGGGTGGGGCGGCTGGTGCTGACGCACATCCCGCCGTGGACGGACCCGCAGGTCAACCTGCGGGACGCGAAGGAAGCGTACGGGGGTCCTGTCGAACTGGCGCGCGCGGGCGCGGTGTACGAGGTCTGA
- the rph gene encoding ribonuclease PH produces MGRIDGRTPAELRPVALERGWSMHAEGSVLVSFGDTRVLCTASFTEGVPRWRKGSGEGWVTAEYAMLPRSTNTRGDRESVRGKIGGRTHEISRLVGRSLRAVIDFKALGENTVVLDCDVLQADGGTRTAAITGAYVALADAVAWGRRNKLIKSKATPLTGTVAAVSVGIVGSVPLLDLCYEEDVRAETDMNVVCTGDGRFVEVQGTAEGEPFARAELDALLDLAVGGCAQLDGLQRKALEGDQ; encoded by the coding sequence TTGGGCCGTATCGACGGACGCACCCCCGCCGAGCTGCGCCCCGTGGCGCTGGAACGCGGCTGGAGCATGCACGCCGAGGGGTCCGTGCTGGTGTCCTTCGGCGACACCCGGGTGCTCTGCACCGCCAGCTTCACCGAGGGCGTGCCGCGCTGGCGCAAGGGCAGCGGCGAGGGGTGGGTCACCGCGGAGTACGCGATGCTGCCGCGGTCCACCAACACCCGGGGCGACCGGGAGTCCGTACGCGGCAAGATCGGCGGCCGCACGCACGAGATCTCCCGGCTCGTCGGCCGGTCGCTGCGCGCCGTCATCGACTTCAAGGCCCTCGGCGAGAACACCGTGGTCCTCGACTGCGACGTCCTCCAGGCCGACGGCGGCACCCGTACCGCCGCCATCACCGGGGCGTACGTCGCCCTCGCCGACGCCGTCGCGTGGGGCCGGCGGAACAAGCTGATCAAGTCCAAGGCGACACCGCTGACCGGCACCGTGGCCGCCGTCAGCGTCGGCATCGTGGGCTCCGTGCCGCTGCTCGACCTCTGCTACGAGGAGGACGTGCGGGCGGAGACCGACATGAACGTCGTCTGCACCGGCGACGGGCGCTTCGTCGAGGTGCAGGGCACCGCCGAGGGCGAGCCGTTCGCCCGCGCCGAACTCGACGCGCTGCTCGACCTCGCGGTCGGCGGCTGCGCGCAGCTCGACGGGCTGCAGCGCAAGGCACTGGAGGGAGACCAGTGA
- a CDS encoding isochorismatase family protein — MHRALIVVDVQNDFCEGGSMGVTGGADVAAAITDLIGRSTAGYQHVVATRDHHIEPGDHFSAHPDFVHSWPTHCVAGTEGVGFHPNFAPTVASGAISAVFDKGAYAAAYSGFQGADENGVPLADWLRAREVTEVDVVGIATDHCVKATALDAAAEGFRTQVLLDLTAGVAEDTTQRALGELSEAGVELTGKPVVG, encoded by the coding sequence ATGCATCGTGCACTGATCGTCGTTGACGTGCAGAACGACTTCTGCGAGGGCGGCAGCATGGGGGTGACCGGGGGCGCGGACGTCGCCGCCGCGATCACGGACCTGATCGGCCGGTCCACCGCCGGTTACCAGCACGTCGTCGCCACCCGCGACCACCACATCGAGCCGGGCGACCACTTCTCGGCGCACCCGGACTTCGTGCACTCCTGGCCGACGCACTGCGTGGCCGGCACGGAGGGCGTCGGCTTCCACCCGAACTTCGCCCCGACCGTCGCCTCCGGCGCGATCTCGGCGGTCTTCGACAAGGGCGCGTACGCGGCCGCGTACAGCGGGTTCCAGGGGGCGGACGAGAACGGCGTGCCGCTGGCGGACTGGCTGCGTGCCCGGGAGGTCACGGAGGTCGACGTGGTGGGCATCGCCACCGACCACTGCGTGAAGGCGACGGCGCTGGACGCGGCCGCGGAGGGCTTCCGCACCCAGGTGCTGCTGGACCTGACGGCGGGGGTGGCCGAGGACACCACCCAGCGGGCGCTGGGGGAGCTGTCGGAGGCGGGCGTGGAGCTGACGGGCAAGCCGGTCGTCGGCTGA